One window from the genome of Oscillospiraceae bacterium encodes:
- the trmB gene encoding tRNA (guanosine(46)-N7)-methyltransferase TrmB has translation MRMRRKPYARPELAAWVHHIDAPGLWRGNWKAAFEKEQPLWLELGCGKGGFAARLALQNPESNLIAVDIKSEVLVVAKRTIERLFAEAGRPIDNVKIMSQEIGLIERMLAPEDMIERIYINFCNPWNRPKHKKKRLTHKKQLIKYCDFLCDGGKVFFKTDDEELFEESLGYFTESGFEIVYLTTDLSNSDYPNNIETEHEKMFAAEGKKAMFLIAVKKTL, from the coding sequence GTGCGCATGCGACGAAAGCCCTACGCCAGACCCGAACTTGCGGCGTGGGTACATCATATTGACGCGCCGGGGCTCTGGCGTGGGAACTGGAAAGCGGCGTTTGAAAAAGAACAGCCGCTTTGGCTCGAACTCGGCTGCGGCAAGGGCGGATTCGCGGCCCGACTGGCTTTGCAAAACCCGGAAAGCAACCTGATTGCCGTAGATATTAAAAGCGAGGTGCTGGTCGTTGCCAAACGCACGATCGAGCGTTTGTTTGCCGAAGCCGGGAGGCCGATTGACAATGTCAAGATCATGTCGCAGGAGATCGGGCTGATTGAGCGGATGCTCGCCCCGGAGGATATGATTGAACGCATTTACATCAACTTCTGCAACCCGTGGAACCGCCCGAAACATAAGAAAAAACGCCTGACTCATAAAAAGCAGCTGATAAAATACTGCGATTTTCTGTGTGATGGGGGAAAAGTGTTTTTTAAAACTGACGACGAGGAACTATTTGAAGAATCGCTCGGGTATTTCACCGAGAGCGGATTTGAGATTGTGTACCTGACCACCGATTTGTCGAACAGCGATTACCCGAATAATATAGAAACGGAACACGAGAAGATGTTTGCCGCCGAGGGCAAAAAGGCGATGTTTTTGATCGCCGTGAAGAAAACTCTATGA